In one window of Zhongshania aliphaticivorans DNA:
- a CDS encoding Txe/YoeB family addiction module toxin: MKLIFAEKAWEDYLYWQKTDKQMLKRINALVKEIQREPFEGIGKPEPLKHALSGYWSRRINDEHRIIYKIHQDSILIAQLRYHY, from the coding sequence GTGAAGCTCATTTTTGCTGAGAAGGCATGGGAAGATTATCTATATTGGCAAAAGACCGATAAGCAGATGCTAAAACGGATTAACGCGCTTGTTAAGGAAATTCAGCGAGAGCCATTCGAAGGAATTGGAAAACCTGAACCTTTGAAGCATGCTCTTTCCGGATATTGGTCTCGGCGCATTAATGACGAACACCGCATTATTTATAAAATACATCAAGATTCCATTCTTATTGCCCAATTACGATACCACTACTGA
- a CDS encoding type II toxin-antitoxin system Phd/YefM family antitoxin translates to MESISYTSARSNLAKTMKQVCNDHAPIAITRKGEGAVVMISMADYQALEETAYLLRSPKNTRRLIESIAELEDGQGQAKELIE, encoded by the coding sequence ATGGAAAGCATAAGCTATACCTCCGCCCGAAGCAACCTTGCCAAAACTATGAAGCAGGTATGTAACGACCATGCGCCGATCGCGATTACCCGCAAGGGCGAAGGTGCCGTGGTAATGATTTCGATGGCCGACTATCAGGCATTGGAAGAAACCGCCTATTTGTTGCGAAGCCCTAAAAATACACGTCGTTTGATTGAATCAATTGCTGAACTTGAGGATGGACAAGGCCAAGCCAAGGAATTGATTGAGTGA
- a CDS encoding pirin family protein has protein sequence MKILQAQHTLEGGGISIARPIPMPSCEAVGPFILLDHIGPLIAPPGQSAGFPPHPHSGIETLSYFLDGEGFHQDSLGNKATTGAGEVQWMRSGRGIVHSEGPGKSLIEHGGRVHAIQLWLNMPGDSKFSDPCYKSFRQSDIPKYSKVKGLEIRIIAGQYDDLTGPLTTFSEPLLLHLLIKSNTPLSLELPHTEELGVFTLEGACTLNDNLVAANQLALLGENKKILNIACQTDTQLLILGGPKIKEELVRYGPFVANSDGDMRNTVERYSKGQFGNL, from the coding sequence GTGAAAATATTGCAAGCCCAGCACACTCTAGAAGGCGGCGGTATCAGTATCGCAAGGCCCATTCCCATGCCGTCCTGCGAAGCCGTCGGCCCCTTTATTCTGCTCGACCATATTGGGCCTCTTATTGCGCCTCCCGGCCAGTCAGCCGGCTTCCCTCCCCATCCCCATTCAGGTATTGAAACACTGTCGTATTTTCTCGACGGCGAAGGTTTTCACCAAGACAGCCTCGGCAATAAAGCCACCACAGGTGCGGGCGAAGTACAGTGGATGCGCTCAGGCCGTGGCATAGTGCACAGCGAGGGGCCGGGCAAATCGCTGATTGAACACGGCGGCCGTGTTCATGCGATACAGCTGTGGCTCAATATGCCCGGCGATAGCAAATTTTCTGATCCATGCTATAAGAGCTTTCGTCAAAGTGATATACCAAAATATAGCAAGGTAAAAGGCTTGGAGATTCGTATCATCGCGGGGCAATACGACGACCTCACCGGGCCCTTAACAACCTTCTCCGAACCCCTACTGTTGCACTTACTCATAAAGAGCAATACACCGCTCTCCCTAGAACTACCACACACCGAAGAGTTAGGCGTCTTTACTTTAGAGGGAGCCTGTACCCTCAATGACAATCTCGTCGCCGCAAACCAATTGGCCTTGCTAGGTGAAAATAAAAAAATACTCAATATTGCCTGCCAAACTGATACTCAATTACTAATACTCGGTGGTCCTAAAATTAAAGAAGAACTCGTTCGCTACGGGCCCTTCGTGGCAAACAGTGATGGAGATATGCGCAACACCGTTGAGCGCTATTCAAAAGGGCAGTTTGGGAATTTATAA
- a CDS encoding NAD-dependent malic enzyme, producing the protein MNEIPTNASNSIILRLRLQNLPGILASVVAEIGRVGGNIGAIDIVRYEGDFVVRDVTVETSGTEQAAEVAEKLTALNGVTVEHVSDRVFVMHLGGKIEVTSKSPLKTRDDLSMAYTPGVARVCQAIHDDVSKAYNLTIKKNTVAIVSDGTAVLGMGDIGPEAAMPVMEGKAMLFKEFGGVDGFPICLDTKDTEEIIKVVKAIAPGFGGINLEDISAPRCFEIEQRLINELDIPVFHDDQHGTAVVMIAGLINALKVVDKSPSDIKAVVAGVGAAGTACTRMMRDLGINNIIGLDRTGILHKGRTDLNSSKQAYCDISNPEDITGGMTEAIAGADLFVGLSGPNILTVEHLKTMAADPIVFAMSNPTPEIMPELAWPHVAVMATGRSDYPNQLNNVLCFPGLFRGVLDARAKNITEAIKMAAARAIAETIPDEEVSADYIIPSVFDKNVARNVAEAVNQACVEGR; encoded by the coding sequence ATGAACGAAATACCTACCAACGCCAGCAATTCTATTATTCTACGTTTACGCCTTCAAAATCTGCCGGGTATTCTTGCCAGCGTGGTAGCGGAGATAGGTCGGGTTGGGGGCAATATAGGTGCTATCGATATTGTGCGCTACGAAGGCGACTTTGTGGTGCGTGATGTCACTGTAGAAACTAGCGGCACCGAGCAGGCGGCAGAGGTTGCAGAAAAATTGACAGCCCTCAACGGCGTGACGGTAGAACATGTTTCTGACCGCGTATTTGTGATGCATTTGGGAGGGAAAATCGAAGTCACCAGCAAGTCGCCGCTTAAAACCCGCGACGACTTGTCGATGGCATACACGCCGGGTGTGGCAAGAGTATGCCAAGCCATTCACGACGATGTGAGCAAGGCATATAACTTAACGATTAAAAAGAACACCGTGGCCATTGTTAGTGATGGCACCGCCGTACTGGGTATGGGTGATATCGGTCCCGAAGCGGCAATGCCGGTGATGGAGGGCAAAGCTATGTTGTTCAAAGAGTTTGGCGGGGTGGATGGCTTTCCTATTTGCTTGGATACCAAAGATACCGAGGAAATTATTAAAGTTGTAAAAGCGATTGCCCCGGGTTTTGGCGGAATTAACCTGGAGGATATTTCAGCGCCACGCTGTTTTGAGATTGAGCAGCGCTTGATAAACGAGCTCGATATTCCGGTCTTTCACGATGATCAGCACGGTACCGCAGTCGTGATGATTGCGGGCTTGATCAATGCTTTAAAAGTGGTCGACAAGTCGCCGTCAGATATAAAGGCCGTTGTAGCAGGGGTTGGCGCCGCCGGCACTGCCTGTACCCGAATGATGCGGGATTTAGGTATTAATAATATTATTGGCTTGGATAGAACGGGGATATTGCATAAAGGGCGAACTGACCTGAACTCCTCAAAGCAGGCTTATTGCGACATATCTAACCCCGAGGACATTACAGGCGGCATGACCGAGGCCATTGCTGGTGCTGATTTGTTTGTAGGATTGTCTGGGCCGAATATACTGACGGTGGAGCATCTAAAAACCATGGCGGCAGACCCCATCGTCTTTGCCATGAGTAACCCCACGCCGGAAATCATGCCGGAACTGGCTTGGCCACACGTTGCGGTCATGGCCACCGGTCGCAGCGATTACCCCAACCAGCTCAACAATGTGCTGTGCTTTCCAGGCCTGTTCCGGGGTGTGTTGGATGCGCGTGCAAAGAATATCACCGAGGCGATTAAAATGGCGGCAGCTCGCGCTATTGCAGAGACGATACCGGACGAAGAGGTATCAGCAGACTATATTATCCCCAGTGTATTTGATAAAAATGTTGCCAGAAATGTGGCTGAGGCGGTTAATCAAGCCTGTGTTGAGGGTCGCTGA
- a CDS encoding NAD(P)H-dependent flavin oxidoreductase encodes MALPELLAQKLRLPMVASPMFIVSTKELVVAQCKAGIVGSFPSLNARTTEAFEEWLQYIVAELAAYDAEHPEAPAAPFAVNLIVHRTNPRVEEDLALCVKYKVPIIITSLGAREDVNEAVHSYGGITFHDVINNKFAKKAVQKGADGIIAVAAGAGGHAGTISPFALVQEIREWFDGPLLLSGSMSTGPAILGALAMGADLAYMGSAFIATEEANAVDEYKQMITESGADDIFYTSAFSGVHGNYLLPSIVAAGVDPATLENGDPSQLAKLSNTGDDVKAWKNIWGAGQGIGPVKKVVKAADLVARLSAEFEQAKQSLQSKIA; translated from the coding sequence ATGGCATTACCAGAATTGCTCGCCCAGAAATTACGCCTACCCATGGTGGCGTCACCGATGTTTATTGTATCTACTAAGGAACTGGTCGTTGCCCAGTGTAAGGCGGGTATTGTTGGCTCTTTTCCTTCGCTGAATGCGCGCACCACCGAGGCATTTGAAGAGTGGCTGCAATACATTGTTGCTGAATTAGCGGCCTATGATGCCGAGCATCCCGAGGCCCCAGCAGCGCCCTTTGCCGTTAATTTAATTGTTCATAGAACCAATCCTCGTGTTGAGGAAGATTTGGCCCTGTGTGTGAAATATAAGGTGCCGATTATTATTACCTCCTTGGGTGCAAGGGAAGACGTCAACGAGGCTGTACACAGCTACGGCGGTATTACCTTTCATGATGTGATCAACAATAAATTTGCTAAAAAGGCCGTGCAAAAAGGCGCCGATGGCATTATTGCCGTTGCCGCTGGTGCGGGTGGCCATGCCGGTACGATTTCGCCGTTTGCCCTGGTACAAGAGATTCGTGAATGGTTTGATGGCCCACTGCTGTTAAGCGGCTCTATGTCGACAGGCCCTGCGATTCTGGGCGCCTTGGCCATGGGTGCAGACCTCGCCTATATGGGCTCGGCTTTTATCGCGACCGAAGAGGCGAACGCGGTTGACGAGTATAAGCAGATGATTACTGAGTCTGGCGCGGATGATATTTTCTATACCAGTGCGTTTTCGGGTGTCCATGGCAATTACTTGCTGCCATCTATTGTTGCTGCTGGCGTTGATCCTGCGACCTTAGAGAACGGTGACCCTTCCCAATTAGCGAAGCTCAGTAATACCGGCGACGATGTAAAAGCCTGGAAAAATATCTGGGGTGCAGGACAGGGTATAGGTCCTGTGAAGAAGGTGGTTAAGGCCGCAGACTTGGTGGCAAGATTGTCAGCTGAGTTTGAACAAGCCAAACAATCCTTGCAGTCTAAAATCGCCTAA
- a CDS encoding pirin family protein encodes MTVIYNLQKLQPLWQTVDPFLLCAHHVDHYPTGNEQLGPNASLSGHQLGQDFIPLKDNWRMYHGHTVPGFPAHPHRGFETVTISRKGSIDHFDSMGATGRYGDGDVQWLTAGNGIQHSEMFPLLNPNNENPLELFQIWLNLPAKDKLCAPMFTMFWHESLPIFRHRDSHQRETQVDIIAGTLANTTPLSPPPNSWAAEDHNHVAIWHIHMDAEAEWQMPPCPQGVNRRVYYYQGQSLTAGQSRVTQGHCFDVEPQQNLSIVNHAEPSHMLVLQGRSINEAIAQQGPFVMNKQSELMEAFNDYQKTQFGGWPWPQADTTHPRHQARFISVGGKQDFPPSDDGDTPCSPSKPNAT; translated from the coding sequence ATGACCGTGATTTACAACCTACAAAAGCTACAACCCTTGTGGCAAACAGTAGACCCGTTTTTACTTTGTGCTCACCATGTTGACCACTACCCCACAGGCAACGAGCAATTGGGACCAAATGCGTCCCTATCAGGGCATCAGCTAGGGCAAGATTTCATACCGCTCAAGGACAACTGGCGAATGTACCACGGCCATACGGTGCCGGGGTTTCCCGCCCATCCCCACCGAGGTTTTGAAACAGTCACCATTAGCCGCAAAGGCAGCATCGATCATTTCGACTCCATGGGGGCAACCGGGCGCTACGGCGATGGCGATGTGCAATGGCTTACCGCGGGCAATGGCATCCAGCATTCAGAGATGTTTCCGCTGCTAAATCCAAACAATGAAAATCCGCTAGAGCTCTTCCAAATCTGGTTAAACCTGCCCGCCAAAGACAAGCTCTGCGCACCGATGTTCACAATGTTTTGGCATGAATCCCTGCCAATTTTTCGCCATCGAGATAGCCATCAACGAGAAACACAGGTGGACATTATCGCTGGCACACTAGCGAACACCACACCGCTTTCGCCCCCACCAAACTCCTGGGCCGCAGAAGATCACAACCATGTCGCCATCTGGCATATTCATATGGATGCAGAAGCAGAATGGCAAATGCCGCCCTGCCCGCAGGGTGTTAATCGACGGGTTTACTATTACCAAGGACAATCTCTAACAGCCGGCCAGAGTCGCGTAACGCAAGGCCATTGTTTTGATGTTGAGCCTCAGCAAAACCTGTCGATTGTCAACCACGCTGAACCCAGCCACATGCTAGTATTGCAGGGCCGCAGCATTAACGAAGCCATTGCTCAGCAAGGTCCGTTTGTAATGAACAAACAATCTGAATTGATGGAAGCGTTTAACGATTATCAAAAAACACAATTTGGCGGCTGGCCTTGGCCGCAAGCCGATACCACACATCCGCGTCATCAAGCGCGCTTTATCAGTGTTGGCGGCAAACAAGATTTTCCGCCTTCTGACGATGGCGATACTCCCTGCAGCCCAAGTAAACCTAATGCAACTTAG
- a CDS encoding peroxiredoxin-like family protein has protein sequence MSKAINILEENMGTLKKQTDAKIKAGRQANPEFMKTVDEIIEKAKAFQQGSNALELDQTAPDFSLPDPEGKLISLGDLLAEGPLVVTFYRGSWCPYCNLQLRALQARLQEIHTLGAQLLAISPQVPDGSMTSDEIDELDFLVLSDQDARVASQFGVAWEVPEFLAEHMRVDRKLDLDVINNGNGNILPIPATFIIGRDGKVLWRYVDVDYRTRSEPDDIIEVLKTTRA, from the coding sequence ATGAGTAAGGCAATTAATATATTGGAGGAAAATATGGGGACTTTAAAAAAACAAACGGATGCCAAAATTAAAGCAGGACGACAAGCTAACCCTGAGTTCATGAAAACCGTGGATGAGATTATTGAAAAAGCTAAGGCATTTCAGCAAGGCAGTAATGCACTCGAACTGGACCAAACCGCTCCTGATTTCTCATTACCTGATCCTGAAGGTAAATTAATATCGTTGGGTGATTTACTAGCTGAAGGCCCCCTTGTTGTTACATTTTATCGTGGTAGTTGGTGCCCTTATTGCAATTTACAGCTCAGGGCATTACAGGCAAGGTTGCAGGAAATTCATACCTTAGGCGCACAGTTGCTTGCCATCAGCCCTCAGGTGCCGGATGGTTCAATGACAAGTGATGAGATTGATGAATTGGACTTTTTAGTATTGTCAGACCAAGACGCAAGAGTTGCGTCACAATTTGGTGTGGCATGGGAAGTGCCAGAGTTTCTTGCTGAGCATATGCGAGTAGATCGTAAGCTCGATCTTGATGTTATCAATAATGGCAACGGTAATATCTTACCTATTCCGGCCACGTTTATCATAGGGCGTGACGGAAAGGTCCTATGGCGATATGTCGATGTTGATTATCGCACTCGCTCAGAGCCAGATGACATTATTGAAGTATTGAAAACAACGAGAGCATAA
- a CDS encoding DUF1330 domain-containing protein: protein MILNQPHPSKEQVRALRDRANGEAVAMLNLLKFRERAEYEDGRASELSGKEAYLLYAKAFRKLMEPKGVRVIFAGEPQGLVIGEGSELWDEVAIIEYPSAQVLLDMMRDPNYQKALPHRNAGLEGQLLMDCQSKGVAFTL from the coding sequence ATGATTTTGAATCAACCTCATCCAAGCAAAGAGCAAGTTCGGGCTCTGCGCGACCGCGCCAATGGCGAAGCGGTTGCCATGCTCAACTTACTTAAATTTAGAGAGCGTGCCGAGTACGAGGATGGTCGCGCGAGCGAGCTGAGTGGCAAAGAGGCCTACCTGCTGTATGCAAAGGCCTTCCGCAAACTGATGGAACCCAAAGGGGTTAGGGTGATTTTTGCCGGTGAGCCACAGGGGCTAGTGATTGGCGAGGGTAGCGAGCTGTGGGATGAAGTGGCGATTATTGAGTACCCGAGTGCGCAAGTGTTGTTAGATATGATGCGTGATCCGAACTATCAAAAGGCGTTGCCACATCGTAACGCTGGTCTTGAGGGGCAGCTGTTAATGGATTGTCAAAGCAAGGGAGTGGCTTTTACTCTTTGA
- a CDS encoding TonB-dependent receptor, which produces MDSRKRSLFSSALLTTAGVATIFSSQIHAKELEEVLVTAQKRTESVQDIPLTVAVVDGETLQEFSINNATDLANNVPGLTLSPAPQGLSAPNIRGLGTGVGAENIEQSVGLFIDGVWTGKVRNLQTALHDVERVEVIKGTQTSQLGKNTSLGAIMLHSKRPENENGGFVQGEYDFELETNTLSGVGNWGTEFGNYRVSYKRVGEGEGYVENTRLGGTEPKLEQQSLRLSGLWDPSDRLSIFLTYTYDDRDSPGYAFQVSADPFGWYSAITGDNDVSLDDQRKSSNTYGNNGRDFDEQSGHWAVAEVSYSVSDLTTLVSVTGYNEYENERYYDADFSNADWLEEYKDSDFEQFSQEFRINSSAFDGKVNYLAGLYYVQHNFKSFEETHFAQNLDYFPLGNGAFASTGPARGYSNYEQDVDSWSFFTNTAIELSERWLLTVGLRYSDESQNLVWERVYTQDDSAIFVGNPNTDPAAFQTPSTFISTVLSPPFAETELEQSKDNIDGSINLQYQFGETGNVYASWATGSKSGGFTTSASSPADAEFDTEKAETAEVGFKTELLNGSMRMNAALFRTEIEDFQSVTFVGTGFLTSTIPVESKGVEFESMWAATEKLTISGSATYADAKNTDTNTTPAGAPRWTAAVSLSHVEPISQKYTLQSNISANYQHERFVQGGETFEAPSITLVDTRVALLPTSEKWEVALMVRNLFNEQEMNFGFALPFYGAVYGTEIASENSPRTVSLQARWNF; this is translated from the coding sequence ATGGACTCACGTAAACGTTCCCTGTTTTCAAGTGCGCTACTCACTACGGCAGGAGTGGCAACAATTTTCAGCTCGCAAATCCATGCCAAAGAACTCGAAGAAGTTCTGGTTACCGCTCAAAAACGAACAGAAAGCGTTCAAGACATTCCTCTAACCGTGGCAGTTGTAGACGGTGAAACCCTGCAAGAATTTTCAATTAACAACGCCACTGATTTAGCGAATAACGTGCCTGGGTTGACCTTATCCCCAGCACCACAAGGGCTGTCGGCACCCAATATACGGGGACTTGGCACAGGCGTGGGCGCCGAGAACATAGAACAATCTGTCGGCCTATTTATTGATGGCGTATGGACGGGTAAAGTCCGAAATCTACAAACCGCACTCCACGATGTCGAGCGTGTCGAGGTAATCAAAGGGACTCAAACGTCTCAACTAGGCAAAAACACCAGCCTGGGTGCCATCATGCTGCACTCAAAACGTCCCGAAAATGAGAATGGCGGTTTCGTTCAAGGCGAATACGACTTTGAACTAGAAACCAATACCCTCTCTGGCGTGGGCAACTGGGGAACCGAGTTCGGCAATTATCGTGTGTCCTATAAGCGTGTTGGCGAGGGCGAAGGTTATGTTGAAAACACCCGCTTAGGCGGAACCGAGCCTAAACTAGAACAGCAATCTTTGCGCTTAAGCGGGCTTTGGGACCCAAGCGACCGTCTCAGCATTTTTCTAACCTATACCTACGACGATAGAGATTCACCTGGTTATGCCTTCCAAGTCAGCGCAGATCCTTTCGGTTGGTATAGCGCCATAACCGGCGATAACGATGTAAGCCTAGATGACCAACGCAAGTCGTCGAATACCTACGGCAACAACGGCAGGGACTTTGATGAACAGAGCGGACACTGGGCAGTGGCGGAAGTTAGCTACTCTGTCAGCGACCTCACAACCCTTGTGTCAGTAACTGGCTACAATGAGTACGAAAACGAACGATACTACGATGCCGATTTCTCGAATGCCGATTGGCTAGAGGAATATAAAGACTCGGATTTTGAGCAGTTCAGCCAAGAGTTCCGCATTAACAGCTCGGCTTTTGACGGTAAGGTGAACTACCTAGCTGGTCTTTATTATGTGCAACATAATTTCAAAAGCTTTGAGGAAACTCATTTCGCTCAAAACTTAGACTATTTCCCACTTGGTAATGGTGCTTTTGCTTCTACCGGCCCAGCACGTGGTTACAGTAACTACGAGCAAGATGTTGACTCTTGGTCCTTCTTCACCAATACCGCTATTGAGCTCAGCGAACGCTGGTTATTAACCGTGGGCTTACGCTACTCCGATGAATCACAGAACCTAGTATGGGAAAGAGTCTATACTCAAGACGACAGTGCTATATTCGTTGGCAACCCAAATACCGACCCTGCCGCGTTCCAAACACCTTCCACATTTATCAGCACTGTTCTTAGCCCCCCGTTTGCCGAAACAGAGCTAGAACAAAGCAAAGATAATATCGACGGCTCCATAAACCTCCAATATCAATTTGGAGAGACAGGTAATGTCTACGCATCATGGGCAACAGGCAGTAAAAGTGGCGGTTTCACTACATCGGCCTCTTCACCCGCTGACGCCGAGTTTGATACCGAAAAAGCCGAGACCGCTGAAGTGGGCTTTAAGACAGAGCTACTCAATGGCAGCATGCGCATGAACGCCGCGCTGTTCCGTACTGAAATTGAGGACTTTCAATCGGTTACTTTTGTTGGCACTGGCTTTTTGACGTCAACCATACCCGTTGAAAGCAAAGGTGTAGAGTTCGAAAGTATGTGGGCAGCCACAGAAAAATTGACTATCTCTGGTTCAGCCACCTACGCCGATGCAAAAAACACCGATACAAACACCACACCGGCAGGTGCTCCGAGATGGACTGCAGCGGTAAGCTTGTCTCACGTTGAACCCATTAGCCAAAAATACACATTACAATCTAATATATCGGCAAACTATCAGCACGAACGCTTTGTCCAGGGCGGCGAGACATTTGAGGCACCGTCAATCACCCTAGTCGACACTCGTGTCGCTCTGCTACCAACGAGTGAAAAATGGGAAGTCGCGCTGATGGTTAGAAACCTGTTCAATGAACAGGAAATGAACTTTGGTTTCGCCCTTCCCTTCTACGGCGCGGTATACGGAACCGAAATTGCATCCGAAAACAGTCCAAGAACCGTATCGCTACAAGCGCGCTGGAACTTCTAA
- a CDS encoding nuclear transport factor 2 family protein, which produces MSSTPSFIDTWHDVVKSGDSQRMRDLIHDDAVFWSPVVHTPLKGKDLVCMYLDAAGKVLGDENFTYVREVIGERDAVLEFTNEIEGIKINGVDMIHWDDDGKIIDFKVMVRPLKAIQIIHQQMGAALANK; this is translated from the coding sequence ATGAGTTCAACTCCCAGCTTTATTGACACATGGCATGACGTTGTAAAAAGCGGCGACTCGCAGCGTATGCGTGATCTTATTCACGATGACGCGGTGTTTTGGTCGCCCGTTGTGCACACGCCCCTCAAGGGCAAAGACCTGGTTTGCATGTATCTCGATGCCGCAGGCAAGGTACTCGGTGACGAGAACTTCACCTATGTGCGTGAGGTCATTGGTGAACGTGATGCAGTATTGGAGTTCACCAATGAAATTGAGGGTATAAAGATTAACGGCGTCGACATGATTCACTGGGATGACGACGGCAAAATTATTGACTTTAAAGTGATGGTGCGGCCCCTAAAGGCTATCCAAATCATTCACCAGCAAATGGGCGCAGCGCTCGCCAATAAATGA